In Mesorhizobium sp. 113-3-3, a genomic segment contains:
- a CDS encoding LysR family transcriptional regulator: protein MNIHDLEAFIAVVETGSIVGASARLNLTQPGVTRRIQNLEDGLATALLDRQSKPLKPTASGREAYEHGRRVLRSLEDLKAGVSPQGEVKGEFRLGIMPYLSDAALALPLDSLRAAFPRLTLRISSGWSPRLVEQVARSELDAVAVCLAEGLSPPDELVCDDLGAQSVLLVASPGLGVPKPGKLADLSRFAWVMNENGCGFRAFIRQSFEAARLPFQVGVEALSVDLRMSLVARGHGIGIVTPGAFADSRWRDKVEVIDCPDFKPQVRAWLLHRPPAGRLTRPIALFRDALIDGLKVPMPLVS from the coding sequence ATGAACATCCATGACCTCGAAGCCTTCATCGCCGTGGTGGAAACCGGTTCGATCGTCGGCGCCTCGGCCAGGCTCAACCTGACGCAGCCGGGCGTCACGCGCCGCATCCAGAATTTGGAGGACGGGCTGGCGACCGCACTGCTCGACCGTCAGTCGAAGCCGCTGAAGCCGACGGCGTCCGGGCGCGAGGCCTACGAGCACGGCAGGCGGGTGCTGCGCTCGCTGGAAGATTTGAAGGCCGGCGTCTCGCCGCAAGGCGAGGTCAAGGGCGAGTTCCGCCTGGGCATCATGCCCTATCTCTCCGACGCGGCTCTTGCGCTGCCGCTCGACAGCCTGCGCGCCGCCTTTCCGCGGCTGACGCTGCGCATCAGTTCGGGCTGGTCGCCAAGGCTGGTGGAGCAAGTGGCGCGCAGCGAGCTCGACGCGGTGGCGGTGTGCCTCGCCGAAGGCTTGTCGCCACCGGACGAGCTGGTCTGCGACGATCTCGGCGCGCAGTCGGTGCTGCTGGTCGCGTCGCCCGGCCTCGGCGTGCCGAAGCCGGGGAAGCTCGCCGACCTGTCGCGCTTTGCCTGGGTGATGAACGAAAACGGCTGCGGCTTTCGCGCCTTCATCCGCCAGAGTTTCGAGGCGGCAAGGCTGCCGTTCCAGGTCGGGGTGGAGGCGCTCAGCGTCGACCTCAGAATGTCATTGGTGGCGCGCGGCCACGGCATCGGCATCGTCACGCCCGGCGCCTTCGCTGACAGCCGCTGGCGCGACAAGGTGGAGGTCATCGACTGTCCCGACTTCAAGCCGCAAGTGCGCGCCTGGCTGCTGCACCGCCCGCCGGCGGGACGGCTGACCCGTCCGATCGCGCTGTTTCGAGACGCGCTGATCGACGGGCTGAAGGTGCCGATGCCGCTGGTGTCGTGA
- a CDS encoding 3-methyl-2-oxobutanoate hydroxymethyltransferase: MTSDEILRTAFTAITTGADAVITGRGHDTSRMLADEQIPVMGHLGFVPRKSTWVGGIRAVGKTATEALELWDRFRWFEDAGAFAVECEIIAAEVMAEINCRSGLVTVSLGSGPAADVMFLATSDICGESARLPAMPAPGAILPPCTRPSATPASRRCRASAGRLRTAATRPTPRSPGLLMPSWKRFARRWRQDGTSATAAPAEQPIRVDP, encoded by the coding sequence GTGACCTCGGACGAAATCCTGCGCACCGCCTTCACGGCGATCACGACGGGCGCCGACGCCGTCATCACCGGGCGCGGCCATGACACGTCGCGCATGCTCGCCGACGAGCAGATCCCGGTGATGGGTCATCTCGGCTTCGTGCCGCGCAAATCGACCTGGGTCGGCGGCATCAGGGCCGTCGGCAAAACCGCTACCGAAGCGCTCGAACTCTGGGACCGCTTCCGCTGGTTTGAAGATGCCGGCGCCTTCGCCGTCGAATGCGAGATCATCGCAGCCGAGGTGATGGCCGAGATCAACTGCCGCTCCGGGCTGGTCACAGTGTCGCTCGGCTCAGGCCCGGCGGCGGATGTGATGTTCCTGGCCACGTCCGACATTTGTGGCGAAAGCGCCCGCCTGCCCGCCATGCCCGCGCCTGGGGCAATCTTGCCGCCTTGCACAAGGCCGTCCGCGACGCCCGCGTCGAGGCGCTGTCGAGCTTCCGCAGGGAGGTTGCGGACGGCAGCTACCCGGCCGACGCCGAGATCGCCGGGATTGCTGATGCCGAGCTGGAAGCGCTTTGCGAGGCGTTGGAGGCAGGACGGGACTAGCGCGACTGCCGCACCGGCTGAGCAACCCATCCGAGTTGATCCATGA
- a CDS encoding gamma-glutamylcyclotransferase, which yields MNKPISTNPPRKAPMALTEALVARTMRVVEDAGPTPGMVYMTDADYARFRDEILASAPPGPLKLFAYGSLLWKPAGEVRGGERAVARGWHRSFCFTVQRFRGTLEQPGLMMALDRGGQCRGMVFEIAEPVAANLEALLRREMTILPAVNVPRWLRVSTESGEGRALGFVVDPANPRYAGKLDKKAVAATLARAVGHWGSGAQYLFETIRHLDACGIRDRNLWQLQELVAREIGGAHSAL from the coding sequence ATGAACAAGCCGATTTCCACCAACCCACCGCGCAAGGCGCCGATGGCGCTGACCGAGGCGCTGGTGGCGCGGACCATGCGGGTGGTCGAGGATGCCGGGCCGACGCCGGGCATGGTCTACATGACTGACGCCGACTATGCGCGCTTTCGCGACGAGATCCTGGCCTCTGCACCGCCCGGGCCGCTGAAATTGTTCGCCTATGGCTCGCTGCTGTGGAAGCCGGCGGGCGAGGTGCGGGGCGGCGAGCGGGCGGTGGCGCGGGGCTGGCACCGGTCGTTCTGCTTCACGGTGCAGCGTTTTCGTGGCACGCTCGAGCAGCCCGGCCTGATGATGGCGCTCGACCGTGGCGGCCAGTGCCGGGGCATGGTGTTCGAGATCGCCGAGCCGGTTGCCGCCAATCTGGAGGCGCTGCTGCGCCGCGAGATGACCATCCTGCCCGCCGTCAACGTGCCGCGCTGGCTGCGGGTCAGCACCGAAAGCGGGGAGGGTCGGGCGCTCGGCTTCGTCGTCGATCCGGCCAATCCGCGCTATGCCGGCAAGCTGGACAAGAAGGCGGTCGCCGCGACGTTGGCCAGAGCCGTCGGCCACTGGGGCTCGGGCGCGCAATATCTGTTCGAGACGATCCGCCACCTCGACGCCTGCGGCATACGGGACCGCAATCTGTGGCAGCTGCAGGAACTGGTGGCGCGGGAGATCGGGGGCGCCCATTCGGCCCTCTAG
- a CDS encoding NAD(P)H-binding protein: MILVTGATGHVGRAVVSRLVSSGQEVAALVRKPEAAQKRLPREAALRVGDYEDASALKAAFAGIDRLVLISSDGAADTVTRHHANAIAAAAAAGVHHITFTSIIDIGETSPFYYAPAYRNAERRLAACGVPSTILRCGLYSDFILDTWLAPASGELALPAGQGLVAPVSRGDVAAAVAAAAAGADTSRALYTITGDRPLGFDEIAACYSEATAQPLHYRSCALGDYLASASARLDEPWPQAFSSLCASIAEGRYASTSSDFTALTGKPPESFRDFLVRAVFGVLTKG, encoded by the coding sequence ATGATCCTCGTCACGGGAGCCACCGGCCATGTCGGGCGCGCCGTCGTCTCGAGGCTGGTATCGTCAGGCCAAGAAGTCGCTGCGCTGGTCCGCAAGCCTGAGGCCGCACAAAAGCGCCTGCCCCGGGAAGCAGCGCTGCGCGTCGGCGACTACGAGGATGCCTCGGCGCTGAAAGCAGCCTTCGCCGGCATCGACAGGCTGGTGCTGATTTCAAGCGATGGCGCGGCGGATACGGTCACGCGCCATCATGCCAACGCCATAGCGGCGGCAGCCGCAGCCGGTGTCCACCACATCACCTTCACCAGCATCATCGACATCGGCGAGACCTCGCCCTTCTACTACGCGCCTGCCTACCGGAACGCCGAGCGCCGGCTGGCCGCCTGCGGCGTGCCCTCGACCATCCTGCGCTGCGGCCTCTACAGCGATTTCATCCTCGACACCTGGCTCGCACCAGCCTCGGGCGAACTCGCGCTGCCTGCCGGACAGGGCCTGGTTGCGCCGGTATCGCGCGGCGATGTTGCGGCGGCCGTTGCAGCGGCGGCGGCCGGGGCCGACACATCCCGCGCCCTCTACACCATCACCGGGGACCGGCCGCTGGGCTTCGACGAGATCGCTGCCTGTTATAGCGAGGCAACGGCACAGCCCCTGCACTATCGCTCCTGCGCCCTCGGCGATTATCTGGCCTCGGCGTCGGCGCGCCTCGACGAGCCGTGGCCACAGGCCTTCTCCAGCCTGTGCGCCTCGATCGCCGAGGGTCGCTATGCCTCGACCTCCAGCGATTTCACCGCGCTTACAGGTAAGCCACCGGAAAGCTTTCGGGATTTCCTGGTTCGGGCAGTGTTTGGGGTGCTGACGAAAGGCTAG
- a CDS encoding ArsR/SmtB family transcription factor: protein MPDAHDMLFRTLADPTRRAIFERLCRQGEQTVGALTSQSGVSQPAVSKHLGVLKQAGLVRDRHEGRQTHYSAQLGALAPLMDWTRDMAGFWEARFDDLEDLLKRMDQ from the coding sequence ATGCCAGACGCACATGACATGCTCTTCAGGACGCTCGCCGACCCGACCAGGCGGGCGATTTTCGAACGGCTGTGCCGCCAGGGCGAGCAGACGGTGGGGGCGCTGACGAGCCAGTCCGGCGTCTCGCAGCCGGCGGTGTCGAAGCATCTGGGCGTGCTCAAGCAGGCCGGGCTGGTGCGCGACCGCCATGAAGGTCGCCAGACGCACTACAGCGCGCAGCTTGGCGCGCTGGCGCCGCTGATGGACTGGACGCGTGATATGGCCGGGTTTTGGGAGGCTCGGTTCGATGATCTCGAGGATTTGCTCAAAAGGATGGACCAGTGA
- a CDS encoding SRPBCC family protein, whose amino-acid sequence MNDSATENRTVVVERQISHPPEKLWRALTQPHLIEEWLMKNDFKPDVGHRFNISADWGGVLDCEVLAVEPNKTLSYTWNLAHPDPAFDLRSVVTFTLTPTPTGTHLRMEQSGFRPDQRRAYGGAKMGWPQFFEKLEELLDRTD is encoded by the coding sequence GTGAACGATAGTGCCACTGAAAACCGCACTGTCGTCGTCGAGCGGCAGATTTCCCATCCGCCGGAAAAACTCTGGCGCGCGCTGACGCAACCGCATCTGATCGAGGAGTGGCTGATGAAGAACGATTTCAAGCCTGATGTCGGCCACCGCTTCAACATCAGCGCCGATTGGGGCGGCGTGCTCGACTGCGAGGTGCTGGCCGTCGAGCCGAACAAGACGCTGTCCTACACCTGGAACCTCGCGCACCCGGACCCGGCCTTCGATCTCAGGAGCGTGGTGACCTTCACGCTCACCCCAACGCCAACCGGGACGCATCTGCGCATGGAACAATCCGGCTTCCGGCCCGATCAGCGGCGCGCCTATGGCGGCGCCAAGATGGGATGGCCGCAATTCTTCGAGAAGCTGGAAGAGCTTCTCGACCGGACGGATTAG
- a CDS encoding VOC family protein, with protein sequence MKIKLTSIYVDDQEKALAFYTGVLGLTKKADFSNGPFRWLTVASPDEPEGTELQLALNSQPAAKAYQQAMFEQGQPAVMFFTDDIKGDHERITTRGGTFAMAPTEVTGSTIAKLNDGCGNLIQITELARW encoded by the coding sequence ATGAAGATCAAACTGACCAGCATCTATGTCGATGACCAGGAAAAGGCCCTGGCCTTCTACACCGGCGTGCTCGGCCTGACCAAGAAGGCCGATTTCAGCAACGGGCCGTTCCGCTGGCTGACCGTCGCCTCGCCGGACGAGCCCGAGGGCACCGAGCTGCAGCTGGCGCTCAACAGCCAGCCGGCCGCCAAGGCCTATCAGCAAGCGATGTTCGAGCAGGGTCAGCCGGCGGTGATGTTCTTCACCGACGACATCAAGGGCGATCATGAGCGCATCACGACGCGCGGCGGCACCTTCGCCATGGCGCCGACCGAGGTGACCGGCTCGACCATCGCCAAGCTGAACGACGGCTGCGGCAATCTCATCCAGATCACCGAGCTGGCGCGCTGGTAG
- a CDS encoding DUF1801 domain-containing protein, translating to MAKSTSAKAEPKLLSGGNPQIAKGYGDAPVQAYIAAMPGWKREMGGRLDALIERAVPGVHKAVKWNSPLYGIEGEGWFLGIHCFTAYIKVAFFRGLLLDPVPPGESKSQDTRYLDIHEDDAFDEAQFSAWVKQASQLPGERM from the coding sequence ATGGCCAAGTCGACATCCGCCAAGGCCGAGCCAAAACTGCTTTCCGGCGGCAACCCGCAGATCGCCAAGGGTTATGGCGATGCTCCCGTGCAGGCCTATATCGCGGCGATGCCGGGCTGGAAACGCGAGATGGGCGGGCGTCTCGACGCGCTCATCGAGCGCGCCGTGCCCGGTGTGCACAAGGCGGTCAAATGGAACTCGCCGCTCTATGGCATTGAAGGCGAGGGCTGGTTCCTCGGCATCCATTGCTTCACAGCGTATATCAAGGTTGCCTTCTTTCGCGGCCTGTTGCTGGATCCGGTGCCGCCGGGTGAATCCAAGAGCCAGGACACGCGCTACCTCGACATCCATGAGGACGACGCGTTCGACGAGGCGCAATTCAGCGCCTGGGTGAAGCAGGCCAGCCAATTGCCTGGCGAGCGCATGTAA
- a CDS encoding DUF1801 domain-containing protein, which yields MTGSQESKSPSELIDGRIEELGDWRGEMLARLRALIHQADPDVVETWKWRGVPVWEHDGMICTGETYKSVVKLTFAKGAALPDPAGLFNSSLEGNTRRAIDFQKGEEVNEDALKALVRAAVALNKSKGRK from the coding sequence ATGACCGGATCGCAGGAGAGCAAATCCCCCTCCGAACTGATCGACGGCAGGATCGAGGAGCTCGGCGACTGGCGCGGCGAGATGCTGGCCCGGCTGCGCGCGCTCATCCATCAGGCCGATCCCGATGTGGTCGAAACGTGGAAATGGCGCGGCGTGCCGGTGTGGGAGCATGACGGCATGATCTGCACCGGCGAGACCTACAAGAGCGTCGTCAAGCTGACATTCGCCAAGGGCGCGGCGCTGCCCGATCCGGCGGGGTTGTTCAACTCGAGCCTTGAAGGGAATACGCGGCGGGCTATTGATTTTCAGAAGGGGGAAGAGGTCAACGAGGATGCGCTGAAGGCGCTGGTGCGGGCCGCGGTGGCTTTGAACAAGTCGAAGGGTCGCAAGTAA
- a CDS encoding acyltransferase family protein — protein MNSPMRMPWVDTAKGLSIILVVMMYSAYNTGEYTGGVGFLHYVIGFATPFRMPEFFLISGLFLSQVIDRPWRRYVDRRVVHYLYFYVLWAIISIGLKIGVFSRDPGGMLHDLAMAVVQPYGVLWFIYMLAVFGLVAKLLRQFRVPAWIVIPCAAALQMWAPHPDSYALEQFAAYFVFFYVGFLMAPLVFRLVEWTQPRPMLAVAGLALWAVVNGLLVYSPGYAMQPVGMQMGLAAWPPLHLTLAIAGAVALCVLGGFLSTFPAMEWLRWLGEHSLVVYVAFTIPMSLFRGAALASGLLTDTGMLSLAVLLVSIISPVVLYLIIQRIGFGMFLFERPAWAHVDNSAPQAAPKTALPAAAAQSSRP, from the coding sequence ATGAACAGCCCGATGCGCATGCCGTGGGTGGACACGGCCAAAGGCCTCTCGATCATCCTCGTGGTCATGATGTATTCGGCCTACAACACCGGCGAGTACACGGGCGGCGTCGGCTTCCTGCACTATGTCATCGGCTTCGCGACGCCGTTCCGCATGCCGGAATTCTTCCTGATCTCGGGCCTGTTCCTGTCGCAGGTGATCGACCGGCCGTGGCGGCGCTATGTCGACCGGCGCGTCGTCCACTATCTCTATTTCTACGTGCTGTGGGCGATCATCTCGATCGGGCTGAAGATCGGCGTCTTCAGCAGGGATCCCGGCGGCATGCTGCACGATCTCGCAATGGCCGTCGTCCAGCCCTATGGCGTGCTGTGGTTCATCTACATGCTGGCGGTGTTCGGCCTTGTTGCCAAGCTTTTGCGGCAGTTCCGCGTGCCCGCCTGGATCGTCATCCCGTGTGCCGCCGCCCTGCAGATGTGGGCGCCGCATCCCGACAGCTATGCGCTTGAACAGTTCGCGGCCTATTTCGTGTTCTTCTATGTCGGCTTCCTCATGGCGCCGCTGGTGTTCCGCCTCGTCGAATGGACGCAGCCCCGCCCGATGCTGGCCGTCGCCGGCCTGGCTCTGTGGGCTGTCGTCAACGGCCTGCTCGTCTATTCGCCGGGCTATGCCATGCAGCCGGTCGGCATGCAGATGGGGTTGGCGGCATGGCCGCCGCTGCATCTCACCTTGGCCATCGCCGGTGCCGTGGCGCTGTGCGTGCTTGGCGGCTTCCTGTCGACATTCCCTGCCATGGAATGGCTGCGCTGGCTTGGCGAACATTCGCTGGTCGTCTATGTCGCCTTCACCATCCCGATGTCGCTGTTCCGTGGCGCCGCGCTGGCAAGCGGCCTCTTGACCGACACCGGCATGCTCAGCCTGGCGGTGCTGCTGGTCTCGATCATCAGCCCTGTCGTGCTCTACCTCATCATCCAGCGCATCGGCTTCGGCATGTTCCTGTTCGAGCGGCCCGCCTGGGCGCATGTCGACAACAGCGCGCCGCAAGCCGCACCAAAGACGGCGCTGCCTGCTGCCGCCGCCCAATCGAGCCGGCCCTAG
- a CDS encoding glycoside hydrolase family 127 protein — MTASPSPRPATTAKPRLAFRPLPVPQVDVHGFWGDRADAVATRTADILYERCVAARMLEQIDPDRPSPGIVIPFHSPSPDEADRQGAEFTGSTVTTQMFWDSDLGKTIETAAYSLYRRKNPGLEKKIDAVIDMYGRLQQEDGYLSSWYQRIQPGKRWTNLRDCHELYCAGHLIEGAVAYYQATGKRKLLDIMCRYADHIASVLGPEPGKKKGYCGHEEIELALVKLARVTGEQKYMELAKYFIDQRGQQPHYFDEEARARGADPRAYHFKTYEYSQSHRPVREQDKVVGHAVRAMYLYSGMADIATEYGDDSLRVALDRLWDDLTTKNLYITGGLGPSAHNEGFTSDYDLPNESAYAETCAAVGLVFWASRMLGMGPNARYADMMERALYNGSISGLSLDGSLFFYENPLESRGRHNRWKWHRCPCCPPNVGRMVAAIGSYFYSLADDALAVHLYGDSTARFDIAGTAVSLTQASRYPWDGAVGITVEPQAPVEFTLHLRIPAWSSSATLEINGEAVDLEDMISDGYAAIRRVWKNGDRVRLDLEMPIERLYANPEVRQDAGRVALSRGPLIYCVEASDNDSRLHRLTLPRTAGIEAHEAPGLLGGVVTLSATAWADAGDGWQDGLYRREPPASVETRLTAIPYYAWDNREPGEMLVWLRDG, encoded by the coding sequence ATGACCGCATCGCCATCCCCCCGCCCCGCCACGACGGCCAAGCCCAGGCTCGCCTTCCGCCCGCTGCCGGTGCCGCAGGTCGACGTGCACGGTTTTTGGGGCGACCGCGCCGATGCTGTCGCCACCCGCACCGCCGACATCCTCTACGAGCGCTGCGTGGCGGCACGCATGCTGGAGCAGATCGATCCGGACCGCCCCTCGCCCGGCATCGTCATTCCCTTCCACTCGCCCTCGCCCGATGAAGCGGACCGCCAGGGCGCCGAATTCACTGGCTCGACGGTGACGACGCAGATGTTCTGGGATTCCGATCTCGGCAAGACGATCGAAACCGCGGCCTATTCGCTCTACCGGCGCAAGAACCCCGGGCTGGAGAAGAAGATCGACGCCGTCATCGACATGTACGGCAGGCTGCAGCAGGAGGACGGCTATCTCTCCAGCTGGTACCAGCGCATCCAGCCCGGCAAGCGCTGGACGAATTTGCGCGACTGCCACGAGCTCTATTGCGCCGGCCACCTGATCGAAGGCGCGGTCGCCTACTACCAGGCGACCGGCAAGCGCAAGCTGCTCGACATCATGTGCCGCTACGCCGACCACATCGCTTCGGTGCTGGGCCCCGAGCCCGGCAAGAAGAAGGGCTATTGCGGCCATGAGGAGATCGAGCTGGCGCTGGTCAAGCTGGCGCGGGTTACCGGCGAGCAGAAATACATGGAGCTGGCGAAGTACTTCATCGACCAGCGCGGCCAGCAGCCGCATTATTTCGACGAGGAGGCGCGCGCCCGTGGCGCCGACCCCAGGGCCTACCATTTCAAGACCTATGAATACAGCCAGTCGCACCGGCCAGTGCGCGAGCAGGACAAGGTCGTCGGCCATGCGGTGCGGGCGATGTATCTCTATTCGGGCATGGCCGACATCGCCACCGAATATGGCGACGATAGCCTGCGCGTCGCGCTCGACCGGCTGTGGGACGACCTGACCACGAAGAACCTCTACATCACCGGCGGGCTCGGCCCGTCGGCCCACAATGAGGGCTTCACCAGCGACTATGACCTGCCCAATGAGAGCGCCTATGCCGAGACCTGCGCCGCCGTCGGCCTGGTGTTCTGGGCAAGCCGCATGCTCGGCATGGGGCCGAACGCCCGCTACGCCGACATGATGGAGCGCGCGCTTTACAATGGTTCGATCTCCGGCCTGTCGCTCGACGGCTCGCTGTTCTTCTATGAAAACCCGCTGGAAAGCCGTGGGCGGCACAACCGGTGGAAATGGCACCGCTGCCCATGCTGCCCGCCCAATGTCGGGCGCATGGTCGCCGCGATCGGCAGCTATTTCTACAGCCTGGCGGACGATGCGCTGGCCGTGCATCTCTATGGCGACTCCACCGCCCGTTTCGACATTGCGGGCACTGCGGTCAGCCTGACGCAGGCAAGCCGCTATCCCTGGGATGGCGCCGTCGGGATCACGGTCGAACCGCAGGCGCCGGTGGAGTTCACGCTGCATCTGCGCATCCCGGCATGGAGCAGCAGCGCGACGCTTGAGATCAATGGCGAGGCAGTCGACCTCGAAGACATGATCAGCGACGGCTATGCCGCGATCCGGCGCGTCTGGAAAAACGGCGACCGCGTCCGGCTCGACCTCGAAATGCCGATCGAGCGGCTCTACGCCAACCCCGAGGTCCGGCAGGATGCCGGCCGCGTCGCGCTGTCGCGCGGGCCGCTGATCTACTGCGTCGAGGCATCCGACAATGACAGCCGGCTGCATCGCCTGACCCTGCCGCGCACGGCAGGCATAGAAGCGCATGAAGCGCCCGGGCTGCTGGGCGGTGTGGTGACGCTTTCAGCCACGGCGTGGGCCGATGCCGGCGACGGCTGGCAGGATGGGCTCTACCGGCGAGAGCCGCCGGCCAGCGTCGAGACGCGGCTGACAGCCATCCCCTACTACGCCTGGGACAACCGCGAGCCCGGCGAGATGCTGGTGTGGCTGCGCGACGGTTGA
- a CDS encoding carbohydrate ABC transporter permease — protein sequence MAQAISARGKLAARFARHSTGVIASVLFVAPIVWTALSAFKPAAEARLPPLPPWPTTGFSLENYATLNSFGDGLWASAQNSIYVSVMTVLLSVIVSVLAGYGFSRFRFPFKDLFFVLILSTIMIPFQSILTPIFLVLTKLGLHNTLTGLVGVYVTLQLPFSIFMMRNAFDAVPREIEEAARMDGAGNATMLLKVMLPLVWPGVVTIALFAFLGAWNEFLAALVLMTDQSKFTLPVMMTALQSGRFGAIDWGAVQAGVTVMMVPCLILFLALQRFYIRGLMAGAVK from the coding sequence ATGGCGCAGGCGATATCAGCCAGGGGCAAGCTCGCCGCGCGCTTCGCCCGGCACTCCACCGGCGTCATCGCCTCGGTGCTGTTCGTCGCGCCGATCGTGTGGACCGCGCTGTCGGCCTTCAAGCCGGCGGCCGAAGCGCGCCTGCCGCCGCTGCCGCCATGGCCGACCACGGGCTTCTCGCTGGAAAACTATGCCACGCTGAACTCCTTCGGCGACGGCCTGTGGGCCTCGGCGCAGAACAGCATCTATGTCTCGGTGATGACCGTTCTGCTGTCGGTCATCGTCAGCGTGCTGGCCGGTTATGGCTTTTCGCGGTTCCGCTTTCCGTTCAAGGACCTGTTCTTCGTCCTCATCCTGTCGACGATCATGATCCCGTTCCAGTCGATCCTGACGCCGATCTTCCTGGTGCTGACCAAGCTTGGCCTGCACAACACGCTGACCGGCCTGGTCGGCGTCTATGTGACGCTGCAATTGCCGTTCTCGATCTTCATGATGCGCAACGCCTTCGACGCCGTGCCGCGCGAGATAGAGGAAGCCGCGCGCATGGACGGCGCCGGCAACGCCACCATGTTGTTGAAGGTGATGCTGCCGCTGGTCTGGCCGGGCGTCGTCACCATCGCGCTGTTCGCCTTCCTCGGCGCCTGGAACGAGTTCCTCGCCGCCCTGGTGCTGATGACCGACCAGTCGAAATTCACACTGCCGGTGATGATGACGGCACTGCAGTCGGGCCGCTTCGGCGCCATCGACTGGGGCGCCGTGCAGGCGGGCGTCACCGTGATGATGGTGCCGTGCCTGATCCTGTTCCTCGCTTTGCAGCGCTTCTACATCCGCGGCCTGATGGCCGGGGCCGTCAAGTAA
- a CDS encoding carbohydrate ABC transporter permease, translating to MTTITASTTAPPRARKLVGAGRRQWIGLIYVAPAVALVMVFFVIPLGMTAWMSLHNWPLMGEHAFIGLDNYWAILRDTRFWNALKFTGYYTVVVTIAIFAVAFPLAIFIEKPRPLTNLYRTFFFMPAVVGFASASLLWSWLLNVDSGLFSPAAYDLGLIDKKFNLLATFQPAFWSIIAMVVWKVAGFTMIILMTGLQSIPQDLQEAAVIDGAGPFARFRAITLPLMRRTLALALILSVAGSILAFDQFYIILRGGPRNQTLTAVYWIFNQSFVSFKLGYGAALSMVLLVILVALSLIQLWLLRKPEGLD from the coding sequence ATGACCACCATCACCGCCAGCACCACCGCCCCGCCCCGCGCCCGAAAACTCGTCGGCGCCGGGCGCCGGCAATGGATCGGCCTCATCTATGTCGCGCCGGCCGTGGCGCTGGTCATGGTGTTCTTCGTCATCCCGCTCGGCATGACGGCGTGGATGTCGCTGCACAACTGGCCGCTGATGGGCGAGCACGCCTTCATCGGCCTCGACAATTACTGGGCGATCTTGCGCGACACCAGGTTCTGGAACGCGCTCAAATTCACGGGCTACTACACGGTGGTCGTCACCATCGCGATCTTCGCCGTCGCCTTTCCCTTGGCGATCTTCATCGAGAAACCGCGGCCGCTGACCAATCTCTACCGCACCTTCTTCTTCATGCCGGCGGTGGTCGGCTTCGCCTCGGCGAGCCTTTTGTGGTCATGGCTGCTCAATGTCGATTCCGGCCTGTTCAGCCCGGCCGCCTACGATCTCGGCCTGATCGACAAGAAGTTCAACCTGCTCGCCACCTTCCAGCCGGCCTTCTGGTCGATCATCGCCATGGTGGTGTGGAAGGTCGCCGGCTTCACCATGATCATCCTGATGACCGGCCTGCAATCGATCCCGCAGGATCTGCAGGAGGCCGCCGTCATCGACGGCGCCGGGCCTTTCGCGCGCTTCCGGGCGATCACCTTGCCGCTTATGCGCCGCACGCTGGCGCTGGCGCTGATCCTGTCGGTCGCGGGCTCGATACTCGCCTTCGACCAGTTCTACATCATCCTGCGCGGCGGCCCGCGCAACCAGACGCTGACGGCGGTCTACTGGATCTTCAACCAGTCCTTCGTGTCGTTCAAGCTCGGCTACGGCGCGGCACTCTCCATGGTGCTGCTGGTTATCCTGGTGGCGCTCAGCCTCATCCAGCTGTGGCTGCTGCGCAAGCCCGAGGGGCTCGACTGA